From one Sulfuricurvum sp. genomic stretch:
- a CDS encoding thioredoxin family protein: protein MLILTKENYDKTVRENEIVVIDFWSQWCTPCKQYGPIFEKVSGKYPDITFAKLHTEEETALSDYFFIQNLPTTVLMKEKTVIFKTPGLLSQEELIDLIEQTKATDLDRFRAEKAAKKAARKQQP from the coding sequence ATGCTCATATTGACAAAAGAGAATTATGATAAAACCGTTCGGGAGAACGAGATAGTGGTTATCGATTTTTGGTCGCAGTGGTGTACTCCGTGCAAACAGTATGGACCGATATTTGAAAAAGTATCCGGAAAATACCCCGACATCACGTTTGCAAAACTCCATACGGAAGAGGAAACCGCTCTTTCAGACTATTTCTTTATCCAAAATCTTCCAACGACGGTACTTATGAAAGAGAAGACGGTTATTTTCAAAACACCGGGATTATTATCACAAGAGGAACTGATTGATCTCATTGAGCAGACAAAAGCGACCGATCTGGATAGGTTCCGTGCGGAAAAAGCAGCGAAAAAAGCAGCACGCAAGCAACAGCCATAA